A stretch of Fibrobacter sp. DNA encodes these proteins:
- the lexA gene encoding transcriptional repressor LexA, giving the protein MEHSGKKKDLTDRQAEIYEYIKKYSRENHMPPTVREIGTHFEISSTNGVRSILAALIKKGYINRSPRLSRGIEILDTDNGKNASTARSNTVEIPIVGRVAAGAPILAVQNLEGTVTVDRDFLACRSDVFALRVRGDSMIDAGIFDGDLVFARQQKSAERGEIIVAQIDNEATVKYYQPSSDHIELRPANPKYRPIIVKSNKDFSIAGRVIGVMRKVN; this is encoded by the coding sequence ATGGAACATTCAGGCAAAAAAAAGGACTTGACCGACCGCCAGGCCGAGATTTACGAATACATCAAGAAATATTCCAGAGAAAACCACATGCCCCCTACCGTCCGGGAAATCGGCACCCATTTCGAGATTTCCTCCACTAACGGGGTCCGTTCCATCTTGGCCGCCCTCATCAAGAAGGGCTACATCAACCGTTCTCCCCGCCTTAGCCGCGGCATCGAGATTCTCGATACCGACAATGGCAAGAACGCCTCTACCGCCCGCAGCAATACCGTCGAGATTCCCATCGTGGGTCGCGTGGCCGCAGGCGCTCCTATCTTGGCCGTCCAGAACCTGGAAGGCACCGTCACCGTCGATAGGGATTTCCTCGCCTGCCGTAGCGACGTGTTCGCCCTGAGGGTCCGTGGCGATTCCATGATCGACGCCGGCATCTTCGACGGTGACCTGGTCTTTGCCCGCCAGCAAAAATCTGCCGAACGGGGCGAAATCATCGTGGCCCAGATCGACAACGAGGCTACCGTCAAGTATTACCAGCCATCTTCCGACCATATCGAACTCAGGCCCGCAAACCCCAAGTACCGCCCCATCATTGTCAAGAGCAACAAGGACTTTTCCATTGCAGGGCGCGTCATCGGTGTCATGCGCAAGGTGAACTAG
- a CDS encoding histidine-type phosphatase — translation MVKNFPEVFKNDAYIEAYASTSVRCVVSMAAFLEELRAQKPKLDIHQESGKYLMSFINPLDFGKIISESNTPAWQKENEKMYSHVNPARMMHAIFNDSTYVQKNIDAGDLYSKIYEIGNSLQGSPEISFDFYDLWTEDELFSRWRAQNAWWYSVLGNNPFGKKEGLENARPLLKNVLEMADKVIDTDTAKAKTGKQPAATLRFGHDTMVFPFAVLLQMENDTRNTGIEIAEMEGLHKVWRDYEICPMAANVQFVFYKSSRKGSPILVKVMLNETEQKLPVTCDSTMVKNCPAAPYYRWDDFREFYGKIANKN, via the coding sequence ATGGTGAAGAACTTCCCTGAAGTGTTCAAGAACGACGCCTACATCGAAGCCTACGCAAGCACCAGTGTGCGTTGCGTGGTGAGCATGGCGGCATTCCTTGAAGAACTGCGGGCCCAGAAACCGAAACTGGATATCCATCAGGAATCGGGCAAGTACCTGATGAGCTTTATCAACCCGCTGGATTTCGGAAAAATCATCAGCGAATCCAACACCCCCGCCTGGCAAAAAGAAAACGAAAAGATGTACAGCCATGTGAATCCCGCCCGCATGATGCACGCGATTTTCAATGATTCGACATACGTACAGAAGAACATCGATGCGGGCGACCTTTACAGCAAGATTTACGAAATCGGAAACAGCCTTCAAGGCAGCCCCGAAATAAGCTTTGATTTTTACGACCTGTGGACCGAAGACGAGCTTTTCTCCCGCTGGCGTGCACAGAACGCCTGGTGGTACAGCGTCCTCGGGAACAATCCCTTCGGTAAAAAAGAAGGTCTAGAAAACGCACGCCCCCTCCTGAAAAACGTCCTTGAAATGGCAGACAAGGTGATTGACACCGACACCGCAAAAGCAAAGACCGGGAAACAACCTGCCGCCACGCTGCGCTTTGGTCACGACACCATGGTGTTCCCCTTCGCCGTATTGCTGCAAATGGAAAACGACACGCGGAATACAGGCATCGAAATCGCCGAAATGGAAGGCCTGCACAAGGTCTGGCGGGACTACGAAATCTGCCCCATGGCCGCCAACGTGCAGTTTGTCTTTTACAAGTCCAGTAGGAAGGGCTCCCCCATTCTCGTGAAGGTGATGCTCAACGAAACCGAGCAGAAACTGCCCGTGACTTGCGATTCCACGATGGTAAAGAATTGCCCCGCCGCCCCGTATTACCGCTGGGACGATTTTCGTGAATTCTACGGCAAGATTGCCAACAAGAATTAA
- the lepA gene encoding translation elongation factor 4, with amino-acid sequence MPQNDNIRNFSIIAHIDHGKSTLADRLIELTKTVSKNEMTNQLLDDMDLERERGITIKAHAIRMVYERNGQEYILNMIDTPGHVDFTYEVSRSLAACEGAILVVDASQGIEAQTLSNLYLAIENDLTVIPVLNKVDLPGAQPDHIAQLVGDLLGYDPDKIPRISAKTGLNVGEVLDKIVDEIPAPKGDSGKPLKALIFDSVYDSYRGVINYIRIVEGSIKAGMKIRMMKTGGEYMVTEVGTFSMHRDPRPELTEGMVGYVLANVKTISDVKIGDTLTDTANPAAEPLPGYKDILPMIYSGIYPIDPEDYKDLREALEKLRLNDSALSWEPETSDALGFGFRTGFLGLLHMEIVQERLDREFGVDIITTVPNVEYHVYMSDGTMVKIESPSKLPDASRYDHIEEPYVKAQIFTPKDYVGALMTLCEEKRGEFETMEYIDEEKVILKYNLPLAEIMFDFYDRLKSVSRGYAGLDYAPSEYRRNNLVKLDILLNGDPVDAFSVIIHRDKASTYANAICVKLKDLIPRQQFDVAIQGAIGGKIISRSTVKAVRKDVLAKCYGGDITRKRKLLEKQKEGKKRMKSIGSVEVPQKAFLAVLSLSDNSNGNGD; translated from the coding sequence ATGCCGCAAAACGACAACATCAGAAATTTCAGCATTATCGCCCACATCGACCATGGCAAATCCACCCTGGCCGACCGCCTTATTGAACTGACCAAGACCGTTTCCAAGAACGAAATGACGAACCAGCTGCTGGACGACATGGACCTGGAACGGGAGCGCGGCATTACCATCAAGGCCCACGCCATCCGCATGGTTTATGAGCGGAATGGGCAGGAATACATCCTGAACATGATCGACACCCCGGGGCACGTGGACTTTACCTACGAGGTGAGCCGTTCTCTGGCGGCCTGTGAAGGCGCCATCCTGGTGGTGGACGCAAGCCAGGGAATCGAGGCCCAGACACTCAGCAACCTTTACCTCGCCATCGAAAATGACCTGACGGTGATTCCCGTGCTGAACAAGGTGGACCTGCCGGGAGCACAGCCCGACCATATCGCCCAGCTGGTAGGCGACCTTTTGGGCTACGACCCCGACAAGATTCCCCGTATTTCGGCAAAGACGGGCCTGAACGTGGGCGAAGTCCTGGACAAAATCGTCGACGAGATTCCCGCCCCCAAGGGCGATAGCGGAAAGCCCCTGAAGGCCCTGATTTTTGACTCCGTCTATGACAGCTACCGCGGGGTCATCAACTACATCCGTATCGTAGAAGGCTCCATCAAGGCGGGCATGAAAATCCGCATGATGAAAACCGGCGGAGAATACATGGTGACCGAAGTGGGCACCTTCAGTATGCACCGTGACCCCAGGCCCGAACTTACCGAAGGTATGGTTGGCTATGTTCTTGCCAACGTTAAAACCATCAGCGACGTCAAGATCGGCGACACCCTGACCGACACGGCAAACCCTGCCGCAGAACCGCTCCCGGGTTACAAGGATATTTTGCCCATGATTTATTCGGGCATCTACCCTATCGACCCCGAAGATTACAAGGATTTGCGCGAAGCCCTGGAAAAGCTACGCCTGAACGACTCCGCCCTGAGCTGGGAACCGGAAACTTCCGACGCCCTGGGCTTCGGTTTCCGCACCGGATTCTTGGGACTTTTGCACATGGAAATCGTGCAGGAACGCCTGGACCGCGAATTCGGCGTGGATATCATTACCACCGTGCCCAACGTGGAATACCACGTGTACATGAGCGACGGTACCATGGTGAAAATCGAGAGCCCCTCCAAGCTCCCCGACGCGAGCCGTTACGACCACATCGAAGAGCCCTACGTAAAGGCCCAGATTTTTACACCCAAGGACTACGTGGGTGCCCTCATGACCCTCTGCGAAGAAAAGCGCGGGGAATTCGAAACCATGGAATACATCGACGAGGAGAAGGTCATTCTCAAGTATAACCTGCCTCTCGCCGAAATCATGTTCGACTTCTACGACCGTCTCAAGTCCGTGAGCCGTGGCTACGCAGGCCTGGACTACGCTCCCAGCGAGTATAGGCGGAACAACCTGGTGAAGCTGGACATTTTGCTGAACGGCGACCCGGTGGACGCCTTCTCGGTGATTATCCACAGGGACAAGGCAAGCACCTACGCCAACGCCATCTGCGTAAAGCTGAAAGACCTGATTCCGCGGCAACAGTTCGACGTAGCCATCCAGGGAGCTATCGGCGGAAAGATCATCAGCCGTTCTACCGTGAAGGCCGTGCGCAAGGACGTGCTGGCCAAGTGCTACGGCGGTGACATCACCCGCAAGCGCAAGCTCCTGGAAAAGCAGAAAGAGGGTAAAAAACGCATGAAGAGTATCGGCTCGGTAGAAGTACCGCAAAAGGCGTTCCTGGCTGTGCTTTCCCTTTCGGACAACTCCAACGGAAACGGCGACTAG
- a CDS encoding RNA methyltransferase, with the protein MRKFRVVLVEPEHPHNVGFVARAMHCYALDELYIVYPRRDKVIENSYHTAPNSHEVLDKATIVHKFEDAIGDCACAVAFSRRIYGSAIKHTMMPGLSELLPEDGTVALVFGRESCGLETEEVNACTYQCEIPVPGLMSLNLAQAVTVGLYELCRSGALANGEGRAKRTTRGVAETGPATIEQIDSFKKFMDRYLTGQYHDQAWRDNFLNTLLQRLHPTRNELSALFGLIRNIAGKPARLEHAAEKAAKAAKAADTTENAD; encoded by the coding sequence ATGCGCAAATTCAGAGTTGTACTTGTTGAACCGGAACACCCTCACAATGTGGGCTTTGTAGCTCGTGCCATGCACTGCTACGCCCTCGACGAACTGTATATCGTTTACCCCAGGCGCGACAAGGTAATTGAAAACTCTTACCACACGGCCCCCAACAGCCACGAGGTTTTGGACAAGGCGACTATCGTCCACAAGTTCGAAGACGCCATCGGGGACTGCGCCTGCGCGGTGGCCTTCAGCCGCCGCATCTACGGTTCGGCCATCAAGCACACCATGATGCCCGGGCTTTCGGAACTGCTGCCCGAAGATGGAACCGTCGCTCTCGTGTTTGGTCGTGAATCTTGTGGGCTGGAGACCGAAGAGGTAAATGCCTGTACCTACCAGTGCGAGATTCCTGTGCCGGGACTCATGAGCCTGAACTTGGCCCAGGCGGTAACGGTAGGCCTGTACGAACTTTGCCGTAGCGGAGCGTTGGCCAACGGCGAGGGCCGTGCCAAACGGACCACACGGGGTGTTGCCGAAACGGGGCCTGCCACCATCGAGCAGATCGACAGCTTTAAGAAGTTCATGGACCGCTACCTCACGGGGCAGTACCACGACCAGGCCTGGCGGGACAATTTCCTCAATACGCTTTTGCAGAGGCTGCACCCGACACGTAATGAACTTTCCGCCTTGTTCGGGCTAATCCGCAACATCGCCGGCAAGCCGGCCCGTCTGGAACACGCGGCAGAAAAGGCCGCCAAGGCAGCTAAAGCTGCCGATACTACAGAAAACGCGGATTAA
- the serS gene encoding serine--tRNA ligase codes for MLDIKKIRENPEYYIAETEKKYTTVSLKDVLAIDNERRPLLTEVERLKSERNAESKKIGDLKKKGENADEAVAAMRALGDKIDELDKKLKDLDYKQTEMLMHVPNIAPRSPEGKDSSDNVVEKDGPIPFDYYTKNDDFARVDHKTLGERLGIFDFERGAKISGSGFPVYRGLGSRLERALIQFFLDEHQKNGFEEFTPPYLVTRNTMRGTGQLPKFEEDMYRCDKDDDLFLIPTAEVPLTNLYAGEVIPESELPKRICAYSACFRREAGSYGKDTRGLLRLHQFNKVEMVYFAHPEHSYEDHEELTRFGEKLLEKLGLPYHRLALCKGDLGFGAAKCYDLEVYAPVEKKWLEVSSCSNFEDYQARRANIKTKINGKNTFVHTLNGSGLATPRVMVGICDNYQQKDGSLLIPEVLRPYMGGLEKIEPKK; via the coding sequence ATGCTTGACATCAAGAAAATCCGCGAAAATCCGGAATACTACATTGCTGAAACCGAAAAGAAGTACACCACAGTGAGCCTGAAGGACGTGCTCGCCATCGACAACGAACGTCGCCCGCTCCTCACCGAAGTGGAACGCCTCAAGAGCGAACGCAACGCCGAATCCAAGAAGATTGGCGACCTCAAGAAGAAGGGCGAAAACGCCGACGAGGCCGTGGCCGCCATGCGCGCCCTGGGCGACAAGATTGACGAACTCGACAAGAAGCTCAAGGATTTGGACTACAAGCAGACCGAAATGCTCATGCACGTGCCGAACATCGCCCCGCGTTCCCCGGAAGGCAAGGACAGCTCGGACAACGTGGTGGAGAAGGACGGCCCGATTCCGTTTGACTACTACACCAAGAACGATGACTTTGCCCGCGTGGACCACAAGACCCTGGGCGAACGCCTCGGCATTTTTGACTTCGAACGCGGCGCCAAGATTTCCGGTAGCGGCTTCCCGGTCTACCGTGGTCTCGGTTCCCGCCTGGAACGCGCCCTCATCCAGTTCTTCCTCGACGAACACCAGAAGAACGGCTTCGAGGAATTCACGCCGCCGTACCTGGTGACCCGCAATACCATGCGCGGCACGGGCCAGCTCCCGAAGTTCGAAGAAGACATGTACCGCTGCGACAAGGACGACGACCTGTTCCTCATCCCGACCGCAGAAGTGCCTCTGACCAACCTCTATGCCGGCGAAGTGATTCCGGAATCTGAACTTCCGAAGCGCATCTGCGCCTACTCCGCCTGCTTCCGCCGCGAAGCCGGCTCCTACGGCAAGGATACCCGCGGACTTCTCCGCCTGCACCAGTTCAACAAGGTGGAAATGGTCTACTTTGCCCACCCGGAACACAGCTACGAAGACCACGAGGAACTCACCCGCTTCGGCGAAAAACTCCTGGAAAAGCTCGGCCTCCCCTACCACCGTCTGGCCCTCTGCAAGGGCGACCTCGGTTTCGGTGCCGCCAAGTGCTACGACCTGGAAGTCTACGCTCCGGTGGAAAAGAAGTGGCTCGAAGTCAGCTCCTGCTCCAACTTCGAAGACTACCAGGCACGCCGCGCCAACATCAAGACGAAGATTAACGGCAAGAACACCTTCGTGCACACGCTGAACGGTTCCGGACTTGCCACCCCGCGCGTGATGGTGGGCATTTGCGACAACTACCAGCAGAAGGACGGCTCGCTGTTGATTCCTGAAGTGCTGCGTCCGTACATGGGTGGTCTCGAGAAGATCGAGCCGAAGAAATAG
- a CDS encoding carbohydrate binding domain-containing protein, which translates to MVKTAAKPGFFVQDRYLYSKDNEKVILRGVNHMFIWTDREGKTIPEIAKTGANCVRIVWNTRGRISDLDNIMGLCIANGMIPIPEIHDTTGNWDRLPDALDYWLREETLQVLSNHQEYMILNVGNEPGAGEIPESEFFDVYRMIVTKMRAAGIRVPIMIDADMWGQDEKILLSVGPKLLQADPEHNLIFSIHMWWPSEKHDPARTGFATVQERITATLEKSVELKLPFVVGEFAPVAAGGAKEIPYKHIMAEAERLNIGWMAWSWGPGNYDSPEMDMTAHSSFNTLVGWGKEVAVDSPLGIQNTSVIPNFIQNKDYVTGFQGTGTNLIQNGDFSDENPLENWVTDFWGGKADVKVEDGVVHFNITKGGKETWGLQFKQHLPLRNGVTYIFSMRAKADKPRTLNVNIKKDAEIYTPYANGRILDLSTSWQSFSWKFTMKEDSDAEALLIFDMGGTPISWSLADISLVQARSVADRLNRTFQRNVQKNSGYFNAPNGPWQLLLYSAKGELLQVLDEGKGGEGMRSYPKLEQSGIMVVKDKLS; encoded by the coding sequence ATGGTAAAAACGGCTGCGAAACCGGGATTTTTTGTTCAGGACAGGTACCTTTACAGCAAGGACAACGAGAAGGTCATCCTTCGCGGGGTGAACCACATGTTCATCTGGACCGACCGGGAAGGCAAGACCATTCCCGAAATCGCAAAGACCGGGGCCAACTGTGTCCGTATCGTCTGGAATACCCGCGGTCGTATCAGCGACCTGGACAACATCATGGGGCTATGCATAGCCAACGGCATGATTCCCATTCCCGAGATTCACGATACCACGGGTAACTGGGACCGTCTTCCGGATGCTCTGGACTACTGGCTTCGTGAAGAAACCCTGCAGGTGCTTTCCAACCATCAGGAATACATGATTCTGAATGTGGGCAACGAGCCCGGCGCCGGAGAGATTCCCGAAAGCGAATTTTTTGACGTGTACCGCATGATTGTGACCAAGATGCGTGCCGCCGGAATCCGCGTGCCCATCATGATTGATGCCGACATGTGGGGTCAAGACGAAAAGATTCTGCTTTCCGTGGGTCCGAAACTTTTGCAGGCGGATCCGGAACACAACCTGATTTTTTCTATCCACATGTGGTGGCCCAGCGAAAAGCACGACCCCGCCCGTACGGGTTTTGCAACCGTTCAGGAGCGCATTACCGCGACCCTTGAAAAATCCGTGGAACTGAAACTGCCCTTTGTGGTGGGCGAGTTTGCTCCGGTGGCTGCCGGTGGTGCAAAAGAAATCCCCTATAAGCATATCATGGCCGAGGCGGAACGCCTGAACATTGGTTGGATGGCCTGGAGCTGGGGTCCCGGAAATTACGACAGTCCCGAAATGGACATGACCGCCCATAGTTCCTTCAATACGCTTGTGGGCTGGGGCAAGGAAGTGGCGGTGGATAGCCCTCTCGGTATCCAGAACACCAGCGTGATTCCGAATTTTATCCAGAACAAGGACTACGTCACCGGGTTCCAGGGAACAGGAACAAACCTTATCCAGAATGGCGATTTTTCTGACGAGAATCCGCTGGAAAACTGGGTCACCGATTTCTGGGGTGGCAAGGCCGACGTCAAGGTCGAAGACGGTGTGGTCCATTTCAACATCACCAAGGGCGGCAAGGAAACCTGGGGCCTGCAGTTCAAGCAGCACCTGCCTCTTCGGAACGGTGTCACCTACATTTTCAGTATGCGCGCCAAGGCGGACAAACCCCGCACCTTGAACGTGAACATTAAGAAAGATGCCGAAATTTACACGCCCTATGCTAACGGCCGTATCCTGGACTTGAGCACCAGCTGGCAGAGTTTCAGCTGGAAGTTCACCATGAAAGAGGATTCCGATGCTGAAGCCCTGCTGATTTTTGATATGGGCGGCACTCCGATTTCTTGGTCTCTGGCCGACATCTCCTTGGTGCAGGCCAGAAGTGTGGCCGACCGCCTGAATCGAACCTTCCAGCGCAATGTGCAGAAGAATTCCGGCTATTTCAACGCCCCTAATGGTCCGTGGCAGCTTTTGCTATACTCTGCCAAGGGCGAACTCTTGCAGGTCCTGGACGAAGGCAAGGGTGGCGAAGGAATGCGCTCTTACCCGAAGCTGGAACAGAGCGGCATTATGGTGGTCAAGGACAAGCTTAGTTAG
- the lepB gene encoding signal peptidase I — protein sequence MASLRHIVNKRQLRNSKTFIFFLVFLLVLFFAAALYGRFYVLEPLRLSDSAMYPKFKEDDVVWICKLPRCIDELKVGDIVWARQKNRETLVRRVLAMPGDKIKFYNNGKVRVKNKTKQLEDEEVFIETRKIDVPKKGDTLYMSKLNDVEQDYAINIMMEQGIPFYIKTSLWQGERELPLDMLGALKLGNRQVSLKEVDLLPWQDRYLMELQVFQREIGSTPVKIKREFYNKTDSSRIEKIVAQDDYYFIISEKLKHAPDSRELGFFSKSQLLGRYVYSHRHIPKIAGGYLNKVTAFLKDVLDLSSAN from the coding sequence ATGGCTTCTCTCAGGCACATCGTCAACAAGCGTCAGCTACGGAATTCCAAGACATTCATCTTCTTCTTGGTGTTTCTGCTGGTGCTGTTTTTCGCTGCGGCCCTGTACGGCAGGTTTTACGTGCTGGAGCCCTTAAGGCTCAGTGACTCCGCCATGTACCCCAAGTTCAAAGAAGACGACGTGGTCTGGATATGCAAGCTCCCCCGCTGCATCGATGAACTAAAAGTAGGCGACATCGTCTGGGCCCGCCAAAAGAACAGGGAAACTTTGGTCCGCAGAGTGCTGGCCATGCCGGGCGACAAGATCAAGTTCTACAATAACGGTAAAGTCCGCGTCAAGAACAAGACCAAGCAGCTTGAAGACGAAGAGGTGTTCATCGAAACGCGGAAGATAGATGTTCCCAAGAAGGGCGATACCCTTTACATGAGCAAGCTGAACGATGTGGAACAGGATTACGCCATCAACATCATGATGGAGCAAGGCATTCCCTTCTACATCAAGACATCCCTTTGGCAGGGCGAGCGGGAACTTCCCCTGGACATGCTGGGGGCCCTGAAACTCGGGAACCGTCAAGTCAGCCTTAAAGAGGTGGACCTTCTCCCCTGGCAAGACCGTTACTTAATGGAACTGCAAGTTTTCCAGCGGGAAATCGGAAGCACTCCTGTAAAAATCAAGCGGGAATTCTACAACAAGACAGACTCCAGCCGTATTGAAAAAATCGTCGCACAAGACGACTATTATTTCATCATCAGTGAAAAACTGAAACACGCCCCGGATTCTCGCGAACTGGGATTCTTTTCCAAGTCACAACTGCTCGGTAGATACGTCTACTCTCACCGGCACATTCCAAAAATCGCCGGCGGTTACCTGAACAAAGTTACGGCATTCCTGAAAGACGTTCTGGACCTGAGTTCCGCTAACTAA
- the hisI gene encoding phosphoribosyl-AMP cyclohydrolase: protein MKFEDLIKEIKFEVVVDGVALAPAIVQDADKGDVLMMAWMNEEALRRTHECGEMVFWSRSRKEYWHKGDTSGNVMTVVEWAADCDSDALLFKVRMQGPQVACHTGARSCFFKVVDRK from the coding sequence ATGAAATTCGAGGACCTGATTAAAGAGATTAAATTTGAAGTCGTCGTGGACGGGGTTGCACTTGCGCCGGCAATTGTGCAGGACGCAGACAAGGGCGACGTACTGATGATGGCCTGGATGAACGAGGAAGCCCTCCGCCGCACGCACGAATGCGGCGAGATGGTGTTCTGGAGCCGTAGCCGCAAGGAATACTGGCACAAGGGCGACACCAGCGGAAACGTGATGACAGTCGTTGAATGGGCCGCCGACTGCGACTCTGACGCATTGCTCTTTAAGGTCCGCATGCAGGGCCCGCAGGTCGCTTGCCACACGGGCGCGAGAAGCTGCTTTTTTAAAGTGGTGGACCGGAAGTAA
- a CDS encoding peptidylprolyl isomerase, whose translation MKLFFRIFAALLFAVVLSHAEGKVFNKDYSEIKEIQAIITTHEGEIVLSLDFKAAPNTVANFVELANKGFYNGLTFHRVIQGFMIQGGDPEGNGKGGPGYTIDDEISELKHETGVISMANRGPNTNGSQFFITQLPQHHLDGKHTVFGKVLSGQDVVCRIEQGDPIINIKILEKK comes from the coding sequence ATGAAGTTGTTTTTCCGCATTTTTGCAGCTTTGCTGTTTGCCGTTGTGCTTTCTCATGCCGAGGGCAAGGTTTTTAACAAGGACTATTCGGAGATTAAGGAAATTCAGGCGATTATTACCACCCACGAAGGTGAAATTGTCCTTTCCCTCGATTTTAAGGCTGCTCCCAATACGGTGGCGAACTTTGTGGAACTTGCAAATAAGGGCTTTTACAACGGACTGACGTTCCACCGGGTTATTCAGGGCTTCATGATTCAAGGTGGTGACCCCGAGGGCAATGGCAAGGGTGGCCCGGGCTATACCATCGATGACGAAATTAGTGAACTAAAACATGAAACTGGCGTGATTTCTATGGCCAACCGTGGCCCCAACACCAATGGTTCACAATTCTTTATAACACAGTTGCCACAACATCATCTAGATGGCAAGCATACTGTCTTTGGAAAAGTTTTGTCCGGGCAAGACGTCGTTTGCCGCATTGAACAGGGCGATCCCATTATAAACATCAAAATTCTGGAAAAGAAGTAA